A window of Geothrix edaphica genomic DNA:
CCACCCAGGCCTTCCAGGCGGAGATCAATTATCCCGAGGGCATGCGCTACATGCGGCAACCTGTGGCCTGGCGGGTGGTGGAACCTGAGGGAGGCACCATCGACGGCGCCGGCCTCTACACCGCCCCCGCCACGGCCGGCACCTACCATGTGCAGGTCAAGCGCGAGGATTTTCCGGAG
This region includes:
- a CDS encoding Ig-like domain-containing protein, whose product is MLKRSLPFSTLLLALACTAPGDAVPAKPAEPFKPFLSLRPVAVSLAKGATQAFQAEINYPEGMRYMRQPVAWRVVEPEGGTIDGAGLYTAPATAGTYHVQVKREDFPEVSATATVAVK